The Microbacterium sp. Nx66 genome contains a region encoding:
- a CDS encoding DUF779 domain-containing protein, giving the protein MVSQTTPARVAVTDPAAALVRELTAQHGPLMFHQSGGCCDGSAPMCYPVGMFLTGPGDVLLGTLDVGLDDPVEVYMSASQFEYWKFTHLTIDVVPGRGAGFSVEGPTGMRFLIRSRMLDPAELAGLGLA; this is encoded by the coding sequence GCGGTGACCGACCCCGCCGCCGCGCTCGTCCGCGAACTCACCGCGCAGCACGGGCCGCTCATGTTCCACCAGTCCGGCGGCTGCTGCGACGGCTCCGCCCCCATGTGCTACCCCGTGGGGATGTTCCTCACCGGTCCCGGCGACGTGCTCCTCGGCACCCTCGACGTCGGGCTCGACGATCCGGTCGAGGTCTACATGTCGGCCTCGCAGTTCGAGTACTGGAAGTTCACGCACCTCACCATCGATGTCGTGCCGGGACGCGGCGCCGGGTTCAGCGTCGAGGGCCCCACGGGGATGCGGTTCCTCATCCGGTCGCGGATGCTCGACCCCGCCGAGCTGGCGGGCCTCGGCCTGGCCTGA